The following coding sequences lie in one Zingiber officinale cultivar Zhangliang chromosome 2B, Zo_v1.1, whole genome shotgun sequence genomic window:
- the LOC122046695 gene encoding putative clathrin assembly protein At2g01600, producing MATLQGWRKAVGALKDSTTVGLANLNSDFKDLDVAIVKSTNHVECPPKERHLRKILAATSITRPRADVAYCIHALARRLAKTRNWTVALKTLIVIHRALREGDPTFREELLNFSQRVRILQLSNFKDDSSPIAWDCSAWVRAYALFLEERLECFKVLKYDVEAERLVRPAPGSEKGHSKTRELKSEDLLEQLPALQQLLYRLVGCHPEGAAVSNYVVQYALALVLKESFKIYCAINDGIINLVDKFFEMPRHEAIQALEIYRRAGQQAASLSEFYEVCRGLELARNFQFPNLREPPQSFLATMEEYIREAPRMVSVSREPLEFPERLLLTYKVEAVPATVEEEQPSLEDTESATPTIGDASPTPPTPPPKAESSDTVDLLGLNEINPNVSALEESNALALAIVPASVTTESGSLQDKGFDPTGWELALVTTPSNNNAAVTESKLAGGLDKLTLDSLYDEGAYRQQRQQQQPQYYGAPPPNPFMASDPFAMSNQFAASPAVQMAAMAQQQQQMPMYMQPNPFGQPLYQQQQQQQQVSLVTAPNPFGDDGFRALPGYNPQQPSNPFGSPQLI from the exons ATGGCGACGCTGCAGGGTTGGAGGAAGGCCGTGGGCGCGCTCAAAGACTCCACCACCGTCGGCCTCGCCAACCTCAACAGCGATTTTAAG GATTTGGATGTGGCGATCGTGAAGTCCACCAATCATGTCGAGTGCCCGCCCAAGGAGCGACATCTAAGGA AGATCTTGGCGGCCACTTCGATCACCCGCCCTCGCGCAGATGTAGCCTATTGCATCCACGCCCTTGCACGGAGACTCGCCAAGACGCGCAATTGGACG GTGGCGTTAAAGACACTGATAGTAATCCATAGGGCTCTTAGGGAGGGTGACCCCACATTTCGTGAAGAGCTTCTTAATTTCTCACAAAGGGTCCGAATTCTTCAACTATCAAATTTCAAGGATGATTCAAGTCCTATTG CTTGGGATTGCTCTGCGTGGGTGCGTGCTTATGCTTTGTTTTTGGAGGAAAGACTTGAATGTTTCAAGGTCTTGAAGTATGATGTCGAAGCTGAGCGTTTGGTACGACCTGCTCCAGGTTCTGAAAAG GGGCATAGTAAAACCAGAGAACTGAAAAGCGAAGATTTATTGGAGCAATTGCCTGCTTTACAGCAGTTATTATACCGGCTTGTTGGATGTCAT CCAGAAGGAGCAGCTGTTAGCAACTATGTTGTCCAGTATGCACTAGCTTTG GTACTGAAAGAGAGCTTCAAAATATACTGTGCGATAAATGATGGTATCATCAACCTAGTTGACAAG TTCTTTGAGATGCCAAGACATGAAGCAATCCAAGCCCTTGAAATCTACAGAAGGGCTGGCCAACAG GCTGCAAGCCTTTCAGAATTTTATGAAGTTTGTCGTGGACTGGAACTCGCTAGAAACTTCCAGTTTCCAAACTTGAGGGAG CCTCCACAATCATTTCTGGCAACTATGGAAGAATACATTAGAGAGGCTCCACGTATGGTTTCAGTCTCAAGAGAACCGTTG GAATTCCCAGAGAGACTCCTTCTGACTTACAAAGTCGAAGCAGTTCCTGCCACAGTTGAGGAAGAACAACCATCTCTTGAAGATACTGAATCAGCAACACCCACCATTGGAGATGCATCTCCCACCCCTCCCACCCCACCTCCCAAGGCAGAAAGTTCAGACACCGTAGATCTTCTT GGACTAAATGAAATAAATCCAAATGTATCAGCACTAGAAGAAAGTAATGCATTAGCCTTGGCAATCGTTCCTGCCA GTGTTACAACTGAATCTGGCAGCCTTCAAGATAAAGGATTTGATCCAACAGGATGGGAACTTGCCTTGGTGACTACTCCAAGTAACAATAATGCTGCTGTTACCGAAAGCAAACTG GCTGGTGGCTTGGATAAACTCACGTTGGACAGTCTATATGATGAGGGGGCATACAGGCAGCAGCGACAGCAGCAGCAACCACAGTACTACGGAGCACCACCTCCAAATCCATTCATGGCATCTGATCCATTCGCAATGTCAAACCAATTTGCCGCCTCACCAGCCGTCCAAATGGCTGCCATGGCCCAGCAGCAACAACAGATGCCCATGTACATGCAACCCAATCCCTTCGGGCAGCCTCTctatcagcagcagcagcagcaacagcaGGTCAGCTTGGTGACTGCGCCAAATCCCTTCGGTGATGATGGTTTCAGAGCCCTCCCAGGTTACAATCCTCAACAGCCCAGCAACCCTTTCGGAAGCCCCCAGCTGATCTAG
- the LOC122049396 gene encoding GATA transcription factor 16-like, with protein sequence MMISSPAIANAGPRDWRSSGGFRDVAGGCDRAKAAKRYSTRRAKAEEEREAPSAVGSPTRVCADCGTSETPLWRSGPAGPKSLCNACGIKYRKRKKALEPASRTSDVGSDGQAREEPSPEELKKRQRLKQERMLKLLLLQHEKQRGGREEDEEEEKEEAAVEEHGKEVEEAALLLMSLSSGLFLHS encoded by the exons ATGATGATCTCGTCGCCGGCGATCGCGAATGCTGGGCCTCGGGATTGGAGATCCAGCGGCGGGTTCCGAGACGTGGCGGGCGGCTGCGATCGCGCGAAGGCGGCGAAGCGGTACTCGACGAGGCGGGCCAAGGCGGAGGAGGAGCGGGAAGCGCCGTCGGCCGTCGGGTCTCCGACCAGAGTCTGCGCCGATTGCGGCACTTCGGAGACGCCGCTGTGGCGGAGCGGCCCTGCGGGGCCTAAG TCCCTCTGCAATGCGTGCGGGATCAAGTACAGGAAGAGGAAAAAGGCACTCGAACCCGCATCCCGCACATCGGATGTCGGCTCCGATGGGCAGGCGAGGGAGGAGCCGAGCCCAGAGGAGCTGAAGAAGAGACAGAGACTGAAGCAGGAGAGGATGCTGAAGCTGCTGCTCCTGCAGCACGAGAAGCAGAGAGGCGGGAGGGAGGAggacgaggaggaggagaaggaggaggcaGCGGTGGAAGAACACGGCAAAGAAGTCGAGGAGGCTGCCTTGCTCTTGATGTCACTCTCCTCAGGCCTTTTTCTCCATTCCTAG